A window of Benincasa hispida cultivar B227 chromosome 9, ASM972705v1, whole genome shotgun sequence genomic DNA:
TTCttatcaaaagaatttaaacaaaaatattttttttaaaaaaaacatacttttTTCTTTAGTTAATTCAAACAAACCCTAAATTTAAGACTTATCGaaagttttgaaagaaaatttggtatttgaaacttgaaaatataagaactaaaattggACAAATCTCAAATACAggactaaaatagtattttaataaaaaaaaattacatagatagaaaaatcaaactatttatagaaataacaaaaaatacgCTGACAGAACAGTTTCTATCACTCGTagatctataaaaaaaattaaaattttgctattttgtgtaaatagtttccttttaaatttttttttaaaatccctCTAGAAAAATAGATtagaatttttcttcaattaatctgccaaaatgatattttccaaatatatataaatatatatatacacacaccattgactaaaagaaaagaagttaGGAAATAACCAATAACATCCATTATGCAATAAGCTTTATAAAACAAACTAGGAAACCAAATCagatcatttttcttcttttctttatatatttaacttAAATCTCTTTTAAATGGGATTTTAATTATGAGAAGAAACACAAAGTTGTTTTAATTTCcacaagaaaaaataaaatataagagaaaaaataaaatcaagagTCAAAAGTTGTAATAATTAAAGGAAGAAAAGCAATAGAAGACCTTGCCACAGTTAAAGCAACGAACTGGAACTACatcttcaatttaatttgatctcttcttctttctgctACTAAGTTTCTTTAATTCTCTGTCATTAATCATTAATAGGACCAATTCATGTATTTATATCTcaagtttcttttattttaagttaatttgtTATCCCTTGACAGGTAAATCGTTAGTTTTAGAAATAATAGgatgataaatatttttagaaaaattatgaaaattaagaGCCTTGTAAAAATGAATTAcatttaattaagattaaattgtttaaaaaattccAATATTATTCCTTACCTTTTATAAATGTTTCAATATTATCTCAAATCCATTAGAGTTTTAGATAAAATTTGAGACTTGAAACGGTGTGGTGATggcataaaatgaaaattggactTGATCACTGTTTACTGTTCCTATTCACCGCTACATGCCTTCCAAGTCCCAATATCCATTCAAAATTCTAACTAATCTCTACCTCAAGGATaactaaatatttatgaaaaatcaAGCGTAATCTACCCACTAGGACCAGGCCATCCACTTCCCTTCACGGCGGTCTATTTTCTATAAGCCACGGTCTTAGCCTGAATTAGCATCATGTCCGATGGTCAAAGAATGACGTTAAGTTGAATCAATCGCCCCAGTTAGAGACAAGAACAAAAAGAAGTTTGTTTAAAGGAGGACATCttcttcaaaataataataataattaaagttattgatagacttctatcaatgataggttTTGTTGTATTATGTTAACTTAGTGGGATTGATTAAGGGAGAAttttaagatatatatatatatatatatatatatatatatacacatacatattGACAATATGTGAGATGAGATAATCGAATATTTGACTTCAAAGTTAATGACACAAGCACTATGCCAATTGAGTTTATTTTGACTTTAATGTTGGCGTATTAGTGGTATAGTTAGTGTTTTAatggttagtttttttttccatctacCCATAAATACTTGTAATGTTTCCACTTTAATGAACATATAACTTAATTGAAATACTTGactacaatatttttttcttgttttcactttttgttctcttcatttgttttttttttgtttttttttttgttttttttttttttgttacaaaaCAAGACAATGAGAAATTGTCCGAAAGAACACTATCaactttttacttttcaaaactagcacgttttttaaaaattcattaaactaGTTTTTCTCGATCCATCTCGAGAAAATCAACAACTGAGATTTAGTTaacaaaaattaactttttctaatttatcgTTTATTTTGGGGTAAAATCTCGCGAAGTATTAACACCGAGATTCTACCAATTTTGTCAAACATTCTATAATATTTCCAAATcttatatcttttaaaattttatccaaattaaataattttcacttaatcttatatcaattttttacataatttttcaaatctttactCTAATTTTTGTCCCcgcaattatatgaatttccaaatttctaaataaatttatcaattatgaTTTTTCAAATGGATCTCAAGTGTACTacgatttttaaattttgtaaaatatcaaaatttgcaaataaaaaattaagatttaagaaaatataaagaatCTTTGTGTTAATCTGCCCAAGATTTCACCAAGAAAGTCCAAATATATAAAATCCCGGTGTTAATTTTGCTTGAGATACACAAGGattctttatatatttcaaatctTACATAATTTTTggcaaattttgatttttgggccgaaaattttgaaaaattaagtaaCATCATTTggtataaaatttggaaaaattacataacatttaaaaaattgatagaaTCTCGGTGTTAACTACCCAAAATCTCATCGAGAAAGACAAGACAATCGATTAGttagaaaaagttaattttttatgcAAATCTTGGTGCTCGATCTTGAGCGAGATGAACCGAGAAAAACTATTGTAATGAGTTTTCAAAAAAGATACtagttttgaaagataaaaactTAAGAGGTTATTTCTAACAATATGTGGGGGAGAGAATCGAACATTTGACTTCAAGGTTAATAACACGAGTACAATGTCAATTGAGCTTATTTTGGCTTTACGATTAGTGTATTAGTGGTATAGTTAGTGTTTTATTGGTTAGGGTTTTTTAATCTACCAATAAATACTTGTAAAGTTTCTACTTTAATCAACATATAACTTAATTGAAGTACTTGATCTTCCATACAATATTTTTctctagttttcatttttcgttctcttcatttgttattttttcgTTACAAGACAAGACAATCTCCTAGATCGAAGAATGATGGTCCTACTTTTGATTTGAAAATCTCTCAAAAGGAATGAAAATATTGTGAtaccaaaacttttttttttttttttttgtgtgcgtataataattaaaattagattgaaaTTTTGCTTTACTAAATTAATTGCTAAGTCAATAATGTGAGGCTTATTTCAGTGATTGACTTCAACTATAGTTACAGTTATTGCTAATTAGTTTTCATTGTACTAATCTatcattaatttatataaaaggaAGACTACATGTGAATAAAATCTATCATAAATAGACTTCTGTCAATCACACTAATACGTTTACATGGAAGTCAAGAagatcaaaaacaaaaatctattaatgatagactttaTATTTACGTGAAAGTCAATatgttcaaaaacaaaaaactattaatgatagacttcaattagtactaattaaCTAATAACTGAAAGAAACCCAACTTGGCATATTTTCAGTATCATTATAATATTTCCTATATTTactaagtaataaaaaataataactattttattcAAAGAGATTCAAACTTGAAAGTCTACCAACACTCACAAGACTCTTTTAATACTAAAAATGAGAACCAtgagatttttaatttattagcaatgatgaatttgagaCGTTGTAATAACCATAACAGCATACACGGTTATGTTATGAGTCTATGATCATGAAACATATTaatcatttatgaaatataattatGAAACTGAACAGCAATTTGGGCAACATATagattataaagaaaatttgtataatacaagaaagaaaaaaattacatgcTGAACCTGCATGAAGAAAAACAGAAATGACAAATATCAGCATTCTCTTCTTATTATTACTACTCCCCACCATAtggtataattttttaaaaataaataaaaataaaacccaGAAACTTCAGATCCTTTCTTCCATGATCAATGGGGAAAATAAAATGTCTCAAGGATCCTTTTTGTTTAATTGCCCAAGTGCCCTCTGTGCGTAGAGCTGTTGCTCACGAGCTTGTTTAGCAGCTAAAGCTTCCTCATCAAGAACTTTAATAGGGGACCATTCTGGCAATTTCATCCAACTACTACTTTCTTCAAATATCGATTCTTTGTAGCTTCTTAAAACAGGTTTTAGCTTAAGTGTCGCATAATCTACTGTTGTCCCAACAACGGTGAAGATTAACGAGTATCGAACAGAGCCGAGCTGACCACCTAGCAAGTCCAAAAGAATATAATTGTATACAGTAGATTCACAATATTTGAACTTTGGCATCACAGAACACAAATTATTTGCAGCATTTCATCTCTATTCGTTTTTGTAGAAGCTAATACTTTAGGGAAAATGATCTCTTCACCAGTGGTTAAGTTTCTTAGGAATCAGTTCTAGTTCAACCTACACTAGGCCGTCCCTCTAAATCTTGGTCACTTAGGTATATAGAAAATTCTCAACATCAAATTATAAAACATCCTTTAATTTACCTTTACTCTGACTCATTCCTGTCCAGGAAACTGATTCATAatagagaaaacaaaaaataacaacaGGACTTGTGTCATAACTCATCCAGAAACTCTCCACAAGGCACAGTTTCAAGTTATCAAAGATGATGCACAGTATTAATATAGAAACATAGAAAAAAGTTCAAAACAGTAGTTAGATCCTAGATAATAGTAGTATTGCTTCTGTTTATGGAAGTGAGGGATGTGAAGTTTGTTAACCTTGAAGGCGTCCAAGAAGAGCTCCAGTTCCAAAACCTGCTATTGCAGAGTTCATAAGATCATCAGGTTCTGACCTTCGAGAAACTCTAACAAACTCACGTGCACCTGTTCAATTTATGAAGTGTTATTGACAAAAAGTACTGTGAAGAACTTTTAGCATCAATGATGAAGAGTGAGATAATGCTATGGTATGACTAAATATACACCCATCCAAATCCTAAGAATTTTCCTTGAAATACAAAATCACATAAAGGCCCTCCACGGCTTAACTTGAATCCTGGAGGTTCAATTCAAGAAAATCTTTGCCAGAATTAACTAGTCCATGATAATAGAAATATGCTTAATGGAAAGTTTAAGTTCCAACCTCAGCTCTAACTAATACTCGGACATGagttaaagaaaagaaaattttaatggaTTGTGGTTAAAGTGGCGTAAGTCAAAACACAAAAGCACTTCATCTAACTACGACTTGGTGGTTGAAAAGTAAAGATGTCCGAAAGATTAATTACTCTGTAAATGGTGAATTAAATCAGTAACTCGTAAAACAGTTAGTTAGTTAAAAAAACTGTTTCTATAAATACCCTGTAATCGTGAGAAACTTCAACAGACTTGAAGAGAGTTCTTCAAGAGAGTGAATCTGAGAGTTTTCATATATTCAGCTTGTAATTGTTCCACTTCtccaagaaataaaatatttatactgcTCTTCAAAATGGATGTAGGTCAATTaggaccgaaccactataaacacctttgttctatcttctttcctcttctctcatatctttctttctttctttctgaaTGTTGGTATTAGAATCATTCTGCAAACATTGTTAACTGTGTTTTGAGTGCAAAGGAGATTATCAACTACTTGTTTTACATTTTAAACCACAGCCCAATTTCAACAATGTTGTTGGCATGGAGTAATGTATTTGGTGGTCTTCTGAATTCTGGCGGTATGGCACGATAGGTTTCAGATTCATGGTATGAAAAAGATCACACCTCTTTAAATCAATCTAAAGAAGAAATCTAGTGGAAATTCAGAAGGAGCTGAGGATACTTGAACAATGGTGAAAAGAAAGAGCTATCTCACTTCTGTGTTGTGTCTCAAGCTTCGATGGTGGCTAGGAGACAGGAGAATAAAAAATCAAGGCTGTTTGACCACTAGtcacatttatttttcttggctTACATCTCCCTGCCTTAGGTAATTTGACAACTAGTAGTTTACTTTTCTTTGCTTACACCTCTTAAACTTCATCCATCAGCCAGCTATTCTGTCTAAGGAGCTCACATCACCATTATTCAACTACGGCCTAGATGCATAACAGCACATAATGGCGAACACCATGCTGCAAGCGTTTTTCATTGCTTCCAGCAAGATGATAGGTTTGGGCCTCATGCTGCCTTGTGCTATAGGGTTGGAAAAGATACACTGTCACATGCCAAAATCAAGTCGCTTGCTTGGTTCACctgataaaataaattaacccAACCCCATAACGTGTTTGGTGTTCCTTTGAATAGAATCATTATTTCTCAATTTAGGAAAAGATACACTGTCACATACCAAAGCTCCATTTCCTCCATTTATCCCTTTCTCTCATGAAACAAAAATCCCTATTCCATCTCTTCCACAATGAGTTGATGACTCGAACATTGAACGTGACTTCAAAAATGAAGTCACCACATCGATGTCAAGTAGAATCAATCATGATCGTTCgttcaatcttgaagagaatgaAACTTAACTAATCTGAACCAAATGAAACTTCCTATTTTGATCCAACCACCAGGGTGTCCATCATCAGCAAAATGCCAAACCCAAGACAACAAGATTTTCAAATTGTCATCACTAATTGTTGTCAATGCCCTTAATTTCTTTTGATTGGCTAAGGACCTCACAATTTCCTAATTACAATAACATCGAACAAACCCAATCACAAGAGTAGCTTCAATAAGCAAAATTATGAACattaaggaaaaggaaaaaaagaattaCCGCAGTAGCAACCAGCGACAATGGACAAATTTGTAGCATAAGTCGCAGAAATATTAGCAAGGCCATGAACTTTCCTATACTTGGACACTAACCCAGCTCCTCCCCCAACAAACCCTGTAGAAAAGAGAATATATGTACATAATTTTTAGGTCGTTCTTGAGAGAGAAACACTGGAAGCAGGGCGGTGAAATAATGATAGATCCAACACATTCGAAGCTGACggaggaaaaaatgaaaaaaatgaagaaacagATACAGACCTGCGAGAAGAGTGGGAAAGAAGATACGTTCCTTCCAATCGCCAtagtttgaagaagaagaagaagaaggagaaggagaaggagtGTCAGAATCTAGGGCTTTTGGACCGGATGAATCCATTCCAGCTTTAAAGACTAGAGAGGATCGGACGCCAAAAGGATCGAGAAAATGAACATCAAAACAGTAAAAAGGTGTCACTCTCAGTCATCAGCCACCAATAAAAACATTAAACCCATGAATTAGACTAATAATACTCCAattactttaaaatatatatatatatatctaattatgaatttgaatatattgattaaattttagcatgaaagataaattgttacaaaattaaaaatacataaactaaattgttatagaGTAAAAtgtatggactaaattgttattctCATTTTTGGAgttaaaaagtgtttatttaccaaattagaaagaataaaaatgaaattaaaatccatgagaataaatgttattttcttGACAAGGTTTgctaaaatatgtaaaaaatatatattatgacCTTTCTTATGTGGTCATATTATTAGTATCTCTTTAATTGTCAAAGGGTATGTGGAacaaaaaaacatacataacTAATCAAATGTTCCTCTATTCATACTCTTATGCCACATATATGAAATTACTTAGTGCAAGcatttttatttatcaaagtaagtattttttttttccttcttcttctttccaatAGTATGTCAAGTCATatctatataaaatatatatattatatattatatatagagAAAAGATAGAGCAATTTCATAGTCAACTTTCTAAACAATGTTCTACAAATCTTAAATGATCTTAAAGGctttttcttatataaataaaagaaaaaaaaaggtctcATTAAAGAGATTCGACATTTTGATATTGGTTGATGATAAATGTTTTAAACACTCGATTGTCAATGTTTACATCTCAACCAAATCAAAATTCTTATTTCTTCACTATGTTTGTATCAACATTTGTGAATCAGTTTAATATTATCGACGAACATTGATACTGACAAGCATAACTCATGAACCATTTTGAACTTCGTTTGAGATTGCTTTAAACTTTATGGGCTAGTAACTGTGTTTATTCATATAAATTAGTTTGTAATATGAAAGTATAttagtgtttggtaaatttcattttatacttGAATAAATTGGTTACAAGTGTTtggtaataaatataataaatatcgttttttagatataataactaaaatagactGAATATGTTTTTGATAATTTATAATGATTAAATAATTgcttagaaataatatataaaataaattttaattttaattatttagaacgaaaattaaattttataaaaattgaatctaTTTGTAAGAGAATTTAAAAGCTAGTAAATAactgatttttaaaaaaatgtggttGAAATGAGGGAcctttaaatattaatattgtttgttttttcaaaacttattagaagaaatattgttgtttttgaacttattagagaaatattgttgttttgggagttcgaggctagaagtcgagggttgaagatTCGATTAATATAGAGGTCGAACGTTTGAGAAACTCgacaaataaagaaaacttggaacaatatgtatatttagggttgtcgagggttgaagtttcgacatacataagtcgaaacttcaaccctcgacaaggaaaagaaaaatctcgctaatttgtgatgaggatctcgttcTAGAAGGAATCTCGCAATTTTGTaaattaggttgtcgaaggttgaagttttgacatacataagtcgaaacttcaaccctcgacaaggaagataagtgggtgaagctaattttgtgatgaggatctcgctctagaaggaaaatcttgctaattttgtgatggggatcttgctctagaagggaatctcgcttaTTTTGTGATGGGGATCTTGCTCCaaaagggaatctcgctagaaatgtagGTTGAATCTCGTGAGCATCGCTAGGAAGACAGTTTGTTAAAAGAAATgcttgaggatctcgctcaaaattgtcttcactttatttactttccatagaaatatatatatatatatataattatatacatgaccaatgagaaaaaaagcattaataatcattaatgaaaaataacaacaatataaCAGAATTTTtaattgtaagagagagcgagattgtaagaaagagcgagattgagagagcgagattgagagcgagattgtaggagagagcgagaattggtgagcgagagcgaaattgagtttaatttgttgttattttaatttgaaaagtttaatttgttgttattttaaaaatagttataaaaagtttaatttattgttatgtttaaaaatagttataaaaaagtttaatttattattattttttaaaaagttgatgttcatcaaacttaaaaagtttatgtttataaactaaaaaatttaatattttttaatatacttcttataaaaagtataatacaaaaaatttgatgtttgtcttttttttttctttagaaaatgcAAGCAAATGCTTgagatttttgttgtttacaaatggtaatatgattttgtttacaaatggtaatatgattaatacaaaaagttgtacatttattattttaattaacctTGTACATTTATTCTTCTAATTAGTTTGTACATTATTATTCTaatttgagaaacaaatattttttttaattgagaaataaatatttttttttcttcagatcatggctttaaacccaagACCTGTTaatcccgatgttttgtacgaccagtccattcatcgatcatatgtTGTATGGCGAGAATTGTACTACTGGAGAAAAAATATCTTGCAGGTGTCGAGAGGCAGTTCTTCCAGCGCACTATCCCACtcaccctcgaatactaccgctactGCGCATACctggattctatggggttgccagattagatttattcagttggactggcatctgatcacaggCCTTGGTCGAGATGGAGGCCCGAGcacatacatttcatatgtctgttggagagtgcactatcactctacaaagACAtaaagtgttgttggggttacctgttgacggtgagccgtCACCGgaagtgatgtacgatgactggttagaaAGTTTATCAACTGTACCTCAGTGCGACCCCactgccgacaagattaaaggatcgaggttaagtttaatatggttaggaacacaatttcgtgagctcacagatgatgcaacgaggaaaccgtcataagatatgcgcgagcatatatactacaaaatgatgggtggaagtctgttttcagataaatcaagtcattttgttcacttgatgttcctgccaattgttagctaacctccatgatgcggggcgGTATTCGTTGTGGGTGGAGCAATGCTTGGCATGGTTggatagacaactatgcaaagcaacaaaaacctgaggttcgagagatagttgggcctctcatacttttgcaactatgggcttgggagcgatttctaACAATAGCTCCAacagctacaacatgttaatgacgctcagttagttggacgagcctacggttctcgtatgttgttttaattcaatttatttttttataacactgatctagttaatttaaattctaaattctaaatttaaaaatttaggtggagagacaaattttgtgttgactaggacagccacaaacgtagtcagccagtatagatacatgtttatCTACTTccaacctgaacaggtacattacactaaacctaattgattattttatacacatttttattgtatttatctttaatattctctaatataatattttttgtttcaggttatttgggagccgtacaaaattattatgcatacctTTGCCTAATTCTTGTATGAAtagtcaaaacatatggcggacgatgagttctctcatatgttttcacgaGTGGCATTCTTCCTGACAGAGTGATGaaacaattcggttttcagcaggatgtcccctcgccttgtaatactgaacccgtactgcatgatatttgacctaaggactggagattggtccgaaaagttgcacatttggtagtgcgatgacaCTATCGtacaaggtttattgcagtggggtttctcttgaacagtttgacacagatgtcactccagaatatattcattggtataataatatcgcAAGGCGCTACGCTACTCGTCccgggagcagctgtgggtcatctggtaaatgaatgaatattatctaattatttttaatttaaatttattttaaatattgtctaattgttttataattcacagagatcgaacaataatagactccgtgaggttgcgaatgatcctagccaggttcttgctatatgtagtggaCAACcaaaagctatatggaggaaattcattatatgtacgatatacctattgttcctccaccagctcctagacgtagaggacctgttcgggaagaggatgagtttgatgaggttgcacataatgtggaagagttgccccctatgatgcagacgcagagtcaaactgattatattagtccgatgatgatgatgtcagcattggttcaggacattatgactcaaaGGTTGGTCCTTcatcttcatacgtgcatggacatggtcggggtcgtggagagcataatgaatatttatattatgaagcgcctgcagaggtaacagagcaacatcaagaagaacccaagtaacctcaagttcgaagtcgacaacgacaaccagcttgaaatcgacgacgtccgccttgtgggacacattgatttttgtaatttattttatataaatgagatatttaatttacattcttttatttttatgagatattatttttttaatttattctttttagagtttaaataaaataataaatgtttttagaaattgtttttataaaatggaaataaaaaaaaaaaaaaaaaaaaagaagaaagaaagaagaaggacaatgtgtaatatattataaaaaaaaaaaagggaaatttatacggatgacccaaaaa
This region includes:
- the LOC120085132 gene encoding uncharacterized protein LOC120085132; its protein translation is MDSSGPKALDSDTPSPSPSSSSSSNYGDWKERIFFPTLLAGFVGGGAGLVSKYRKVHGLANISATYATNLSIVAGCYCGAREFVRVSRRSEPDDLMNSAIAGFGTGALLGRLQGGQLGSVRYSLIFTVVGTTVDYATLKLKPVLRSYKESIFEESSSWMKLPEWSPIKVLDEEALAAKQAREQQLYAQRALGQLNKKDP